Proteins encoded by one window of Arachis ipaensis cultivar K30076 chromosome B04, Araip1.1, whole genome shotgun sequence:
- the LOC107638462 gene encoding DEAD-box ATP-dependent RNA helicase 37 produces MRASWADLAANSAAEVAGSGTSANNAGASNSLPPSRSTYVPPHLRNRPPSAEPSAPPYSGGATSGSGADAVNSGSRWGAPRGDYRSGGNKSGWGSRSGGWDRGRDREVNPFGDQDDTEEAFGEQENTGINFDAYEDIPVETSGDNVPPPVNTFAEIDLGEALNRNIMRCKYVKPTPVQRHAIPISLAGRDLMACAQTGSGKTAAFCFPIISGILRGQPMQRPPRGVRTVYPLALVLSPTRELSMQIHDEARKFAYQTGVKVVVAYGGAPINHQLRELEKGVDILVATPGRLVDLLERARVSLQMIRYLALDEADRMLDMGFEPQIRKIVEQMDMPPPGVRQTMLFSATFPKEIQRLASDFLSKYIFLAVGRVGSSTDLIVQRVEYVQESDKRSHLMDLLHAQRANGVQGKQALTLVFVETKKGADALEHWLCMNGFPATTIHGDRTQQEREMALRSFKSGNTPILVATDVAARGLDIPHVAHVVNFDLPNDIDDYVHRIGRTGRAGKKGLATAFFNDNNASLARSLAELMQEANQEVPAWLSRYAARSSFGGRNRRSGGGRFGGRDFRREGSFNRGGSDYYNAGNSSGGYGASGGYGPGGTSAWD; encoded by the exons ATGCGAGCTTCATGGGCTGATTTGGCTGCAAATTCTGCAGCTGAGGTTGCTGGTTCTGGTACTTCAGCCAACAATGCCGGGGCTAGTAACAGTTTACCTCCATCCCGGTCTACTTACGTGCCTCCGCATCTGAGGAACCGGCCGCCATCAGCTGAACCATCTGCCCCGCCATATAGTGGCGGTGCAACTTCTGGTTCTGGGGCTGATGCAGTTAATTCTGGATCACGTTGGGGTGCACCTCGTGGCGATTACCGTTCAGGGGGGAACAAAAGTGGATGGGGGAGCAGAAGTGGGGGTTGGGATCGTGGGAGGGACCGTGAGGTCAATCCGTTTGGAGATCAGGATGACACAGAGGAGGCATTTGGTGAGCAAGAGAACACGGGGATAAATTTTGATGCCTACGAGGACATTCCGGTGGAGACTAGCGGGGATAATGTGCCACCACCTGTGAATACATTTGCTGAGATTGACTTGGGTGAAGCACTTAATCGTAATATAATGAGGTGCAAATATGTTAAGCCGACGCCTGTTCAGCGGCATGCCATACCAATTTCCCTTGCTGGAAGGGATTTGATGGCCTGTGCTCAGACTGGTTCTGGAAAGACAGCTGCTTTCTGTTTCCCAATTATCAGTGGAATTCTGAGGGGCCAACCTATGCAAAGGCCACCTCGTGGTGTGCGTACTGTGTATCCACTTGCCCTTGTTCTCTCACCAACTAGGGAGCTATCAATGCAA ATACATGACGAGGCTAGGAAGTTTGCATATCAAACAGGCGTTAAGGTGGTGGTTGCTTATGGTGGAGCTCCAATAAACCATCAG CTAAGAGAGCTTGAGAAGGGGGTGGACATTCTTGTTGCAACTCCTGGAAGACTGGTAGATTTGCTGGAGAGAGCTAGAGTTTCACTTCAGATGATAAGATATCTAGCCCTAGATGAGGCAGATAGGATGCTGGATATGGGTTTTGAGCCGCAAATAAGGAAGATTGTCGAACAAATGGATATGCCTCCTCCAGGTGTAAGACAGACTATGCTATTCAGTGCCACGTTTCCTAAAGAGATACAG AGACTAGCCTCGGATTTCCTGTCAAAATACATTTTTCTTGCTGTTGGAAGAGTTGGGTCAAGTACCGATTTAATTGTCCAAAGAGTTGAGTATGTTCAGGAGTCTGACAAGAGAAGTCATCTCATGGATCTTCTTCATGCACAAAGAGCAAATGGCGTGCAAGGAAAG CAAGCTTTGACATTAGTTTTTGTGGAGACAAAGAAGGGAGCTGATGCACTGGAACATTGGCTGTGTATGAATGGTTTTCCAGCTACTACCATTCATGGAGACCGGACTCAACAG GAAAGAGAAATGGCATTAAGGTCATTTAAGAGTGGCAACACGCCCATATTGGTTGCCACTGATGTGGCTGCACGCGGTCTTGATATTCCTCATGTCGCCCATGTTGTTAACTTTGACCTTCCCAATGATATTGATGACTATGTACACCGTATCGGAAGGACGGGACGTGCTGGAAAGAAAGGCCTTGCAACTGCATTCTTTAATGACAACAATGCCTCCCTTGCAAGGTCTTTAGCAGAACTAATGCAGGAAGCAAATCAAGAAGTGCCAGCATGGCTCTCACGGTATGCTGCTCGATCTTCATTTGGAGGTAGGAACCGTCGTTCGGGAGGAGGGCGTTTTGGTGGCCGAGACTTTCGAAGAGAAGGTTCTTTCAATAGGGGTGGTTCTGATTACTACAATGCCGGAAACAGCAGTGGTGGATATGGTGCGTCTGGTGGATATGGTCCCGGTGGAACCAGTGCATGGGATTAA